The Collimonas fungivorans Ter331 genome has a segment encoding these proteins:
- a CDS encoding acetyl-CoA C-acyltransferase family protein: protein MANTREVVIVGAARTAIGAYGGALKDLAPGELGAVAVKEAFARAGVDPLQAGQIIFGNVIHTEARDMYVSRVVGLNAGMGKESTALTLNRLCGSGLQAIITAANAIQLDETDVAVGGGVESMSRSLYGSQAARWGARMGDIKMVDMMIGALSDPFGGGHMGITAENVAEKYSISREEQDAFALESQKRATAAIAAGYFKSQIVPVEIKTRKGVVSFDTDEYPKADATLESLAKLKPAFKKEGGTVTAGNASGINDGAAACVLMEAGAAVRAGRTPLARLVSYGVAGVDPSIMGTGPIPAVQLALKRAGLSLQDMAVIESNEAFAAQSLGVCKGLGLDPKLTNVNGGAIALGHPLGASGTIIAVKCLYELIRTNKRYGLITMCIGGGQGIALIIERI, encoded by the coding sequence ATGGCTAATACAAGAGAAGTTGTCATCGTCGGCGCTGCCCGTACCGCTATCGGCGCATATGGCGGCGCGTTGAAGGACCTGGCGCCGGGCGAGCTCGGCGCGGTGGCGGTGAAGGAAGCCTTTGCGCGCGCCGGCGTCGATCCGCTGCAAGCCGGCCAGATCATATTCGGCAACGTCATCCACACCGAGGCGCGCGACATGTATGTATCGCGCGTGGTGGGCCTGAATGCCGGCATGGGCAAGGAATCCACGGCGCTGACCCTGAACCGGCTATGCGGCTCGGGTCTGCAAGCGATCATCACGGCTGCCAACGCCATCCAGCTGGACGAGACCGATGTCGCGGTCGGCGGCGGCGTCGAAAGCATGAGCCGCTCGCTGTATGGATCACAAGCCGCGCGCTGGGGCGCGCGCATGGGCGACATCAAGATGGTCGACATGATGATCGGCGCGCTGTCCGATCCTTTCGGCGGCGGCCATATGGGGATCACTGCTGAAAACGTGGCGGAGAAATACAGCATTTCGCGTGAAGAGCAGGATGCCTTCGCGCTGGAAAGCCAGAAACGCGCCACCGCGGCCATCGCTGCCGGCTACTTCAAGTCGCAGATCGTGCCGGTTGAAATCAAGACACGCAAAGGCGTTGTATCGTTCGATACCGATGAATATCCGAAAGCTGACGCCACCCTGGAGTCGCTGGCCAAGCTGAAGCCGGCGTTCAAGAAAGAAGGCGGCACGGTCACTGCCGGCAATGCTTCCGGCATCAACGACGGCGCCGCGGCTTGCGTCCTGATGGAAGCAGGGGCTGCAGTCCGCGCCGGGCGCACGCCGCTGGCGCGCCTGGTTTCCTATGGGGTGGCGGGGGTCGATCCGTCGATCATGGGCACCGGTCCGATCCCGGCAGTCCAGCTGGCCTTGAAGCGCGCCGGCCTGAGCCTGCAGGACATGGCGGTGATTGAATCGAACGAAGCGTTCGCTGCGCAGTCGCTGGGCGTATGCAAAGGGCTGGGCCTGGATCCCAAGCTGACCAATGTCAATGGCGGCGCAATCGCGCTGGGCCATCCGTTGGGCGCGAGCGGGACGATCATTGCGGTCAAGTGCCTGTACGAACTGATTCGTACTAACAAGCGCTATGGCTTGATCACCATGTGCATTGGCGGCGGCCAAGGCATTGCGCTGATCATCGAGCGCATCTGA